A section of the Triticum dicoccoides isolate Atlit2015 ecotype Zavitan chromosome 7A, WEW_v2.0, whole genome shotgun sequence genome encodes:
- the LOC119330430 gene encoding protein ABERRANT PANICLE ORGANIZATION 1-like — protein MASDPAACCPWDALPAHLQERILSRLPLTALVPVAAVSRALRRLLRSPAFHALLSPHRLDAFFLLSPRLAFHPLSRRLLQVPPSPPLDPSCPPLVSSASPSFLVTADSLLRLPALPDRSYLIAVVVPPSPSSTSSRDYTLVAVTTNGAAVRSYSLDSADPSPRWVPGAELPLPFAILGNAAVATDRSRLFVLGRGPDALLVLDLETRKWAAPPVVMPHGLTTAHLFVLDDRLFLVGGVERLGVLERVVVWQLDNNEAVGWVEVATMPPEVFDELVAGRHGSFWHFQAADRMGTLCLYNALDGRLVMFDAVDCVWTMMPRVSGLGAGESQMWFGHVLEPGVDLLLGQRSLCS, from the coding sequence ATGGCCTCCGACCCCGCCGCCTGCTGCCCGTGGGACGCGCTCCCGGCGCACCTCCAGGAGCGCATCCTCTCCCGCCTGCCGCTCACCGcgctcgtccccgtcgccgccgtctCCCGGGCGCTGCGGCGCCTCCTCCGCTCCCCGGCCTTCCACGCCCTCCTCTCCCCGCACCGCctcgacgccttcttcctcctctctccgcgCCTCGCCTTCCACCCGCTCTCCCGGCGCCTCCTCCAGGTGCCCCCCTCGCCCCCGCTCGATCCATCTTGCCCTCCcctcgtctcctccgcctccccctccttccttgtcACCGCCGACTCGCTCCTCCGCCTCCCGGCGCTCCCCGACCGCTCCTACCTCATCGCCGTCGTCGTCCCACCCTCACCCTCCTCCACCTCCAGCCGGGATTACACCCTTGTCGCCGTCACCACCAACGGCGCCGCTGTCCGCTCGTATTCCCTGGACTCCGCCGATCCCTCCCCACGGTGGGTGCCTGGGGCCGAGCTCCCGCTGCCATTTGCGATCCTCGGCAATGCTGCGGTCGCCACTGACCGTTCTCGGCTCTTTGTGCTCGGCCGGGGCCCGGACGCGCTTCTGGTGCTTGATCTCGAGACCAGGAAGTGGGCTGCTCCGCCAGTTGTGATGCCGCATGGCCTTACGACGGCCCACCTGTTTGTTCTTGATGATCGGCTGTTCTTGGTAGGTGGGGTGGAGAGGCTCGGGGTGCTGGAGCGGGTGGTGGTGTGGCAGTTGGACAACAATGAAGCAGTGGGATGGGTGGAGGTAGCCACAATGCCGCCGGAGGTGTTCGATGAGTTGGTGGCTGGTAGGCATGGTAGTTTCTGGCACTTTCAGGCTGCGGACAGAATGGGGACTCTTTGTCTGTACAATGCTTTAGATGGGAGGCTGGTGATGTTTGATGCGGTGGATtgtgtatggacgatgatgccacgAGTGTCTGGGTTAGGAGCCGGGGAGAGCCAAATGTGGTTTGGGCATGTCTTGGAGCCAGGCGTCGACCTATTGCTGGGACAACGCAGCCTGTGTTCATGA